CTATTTTTGGCGTAAGCAACCTGCGATGACAAAATATAATACAATATTTCTTCTTTGTAACGTGTTTCGGGAAAGTCTTTCAAAATATTATTGTAAGATATAATGGCTGCCCTATAATCGTATATTTTGTAATAAAAATTTGCTATGTCTAATTCTTTCTTTTCTAATTTGCTTCTGAGTTCATAAAGCAAATTGTTGCATTGGTCGGTATACTTGCTTTCTGGATATCTGACTTTGAAATACTCGAGAGCAGAAATAGCTTCGTGGGTTAGCTTTTGGTCTAGAGTTGACTTAGGCGAATCAATATATGAACAATAGCAACTTAAAAAAGCGGCTTCTTCGGCACGCGGACTATCAACATAACTGTTAGAAAACATTTTAAAATAATACCCTGCCATTATATAATCCTTTTGCTTGTAATAGTTTTGAGATATATAATAAGCTACGTCTTCGGCTTTTTCGGTGCCCCTAAAAAATGGCTGGACTTGAGTAAATAGCTCTAACGACTTGTAATACTTCCCTTTATTGAAATACTCAATTGCTTTATTGTACTTCAAATCGTTATCGGCACTTTTGAGCAGTTTTTGATACTGA
The sequence above is a segment of the Lentimicrobiaceae bacterium genome. Coding sequences within it:
- the bamD gene encoding outer membrane protein assembly factor BamD; translation: MDKKYQILSVLAFSAIMLMLSGCSQYQKLLKSADNDLKYNKAIEYFNKGKYYKSLELFTQVQPFFRGTEKAEDVAYYISQNYYKQKDYIMAGYYFKMFSNSYVDSPRAEEAAFLSCYCSYIDSPKSTLDQKLTHEAISALEYFKVRYPESKYTDQCNNLLYELRSKLEKKELDIANFYYKIYDYRAAIISYNNILKDFPETRYKEEILYYILSSQVAYAKNSVDEKKYERFSDAANTYENLKEGFPSGKYTQKAEAFRETIYSNLK